The region CAGTTAGATAATTTTTAAAGATGATTATTTCAgtaaatatttttaaaaaagtaattatttaaaaaaatcacaCATTTTTCTTATTCAAAGTCTTTTTTACATTTTCtcaataaaaaaaatattttatacttttattttaatttttctatTATTTATTTCCAATTTTTAAAATTTCTTTTAATCAAATCTCATTAAATATTCAACTAcaaaatctctttttatttaaTATGAATAACCATTAATATTCCATAAACTATCCCCTTTTAATATTTCGGTAGACTAAAAAAAATATTGATCCTTCTTTATGGTTGCAATGTCATGTGATGATTGGCCACGCCGACGTGGAACAAGGAAGCACCGACATACCGCACCCAAGGAAAAGTATATGCTTTCTCCGTTTGAAAGCCGTGTTTTCGTACtctgcattttattttattttatttattatttctAGTGTTTATCTATAATAAATAAGACCAAAAATCGAAAACGAAAATCAGACATGAACCTTTTCTTGTTCAAACCCTCTCAACCCCTAACCTCGTTCCTTATCATCTTCGCACTTCTTCCTCTGATTATCATCGCCATGTCGGATTCCATCGATTCCGATTCTTCATCTTCTTCTGCTCCCGCGGTTCACATCATCTACACCGAAAAGCCTCAGGAAGAGGAGCCTGAAGCTTACCACATCCGAACCCTCACTGCGGTTTTTGGCAGGTTCGTTATTCTCTCCACTTCACCAGTTCTAATTTTATTTAGGTTATCAATTTATCTGATTTTGGTTATGCTGCAGTTTTTTTGTGAAATTGATTTTAGTTATAAGGGAGTTGAATCTAAAATGATTGTTATGAATTCACCAAAATTGGGTTATTGATTAATCCTTCAGCTTAGAATTGATTCTAGaatttcaaaatcaaattaattcATGTAATGATTATTGTAGTGAGGAGGCTGCAAAAGATGCTTTGTTGTATAGCTACAAGAATGCAGCTTCTGGCTTCTCTGCTAAGCTTACTCCTGAACAGGTTGCTCAAATTTCAAGTAAGTCTTTTCTTTTTCTTAATTTCCCTGTGGTAATAGTTTTATTTATGTTAATTTTATTTTAcacccttttgaatcttttgcTCTTGATGTTTGTTTGGTTCATATGGTTAAAATACACATTGTTAGGTGTAAATAGTGTCGGTTTCTCTTGAACATGAAAACTATTAAAATTGACCATTCATGCATGTTTATATGTTTTAGATTTATTGTATCTCATATGATTTGTTCTCACCACCAATATGCCCCTATCTATCTATACATTTTGATAAATGTGTTTCCATTTTTATAATGAATGTTGGGTATCTTAACTTGCAGAGCAACCAGGTGTTCTTCAAGTTGTTCCAAGCCAGACATACCAGCTCCATTCAGGACCAAATAAGTTGCACTAGGGGATCTATCTTCATATGTGGGTCTAAACGGTTATAACTATATATCTTGTGTAAACTCGCCCAAAAATATTGTCTACACCATGTATAAAACAAGTTTGGCTCAGACTATGCTTATATGAATAAAAACATGGGTTTATAATATATTATATACATACTTTGGATACATGTTTGTTACTGTCTTATCGTTTTGAAATGGCACCAATGTAGTTTTGTTTAGCTTATAATTCGTTGAAGTTACCAGAGCATAGTGATTAGATGTTCTGCATTATAACTAAGTCTGAGTTGACTGCTTGTTGAGCAACATTTTATGTTAAACTTATCAGCCAATTGTTAAGTTGATTCATTAAATGAGATTGAGCATTGATAACTTATTCATGTAGTGTTGAGCATAAACTATCAATGTACACCAGAAGTTGAAGAAAGAGGTGATCCTTTTTTTTTTGTTACATAGAAAGGAAGGGATTTGGTAGTTGAAATACAGTGTGTATTTTAACCATATGAACCAAACAAACATCAAGAGTAAAGAACAGAACAAAAATTAGAAGAAGTTTCTCGTCTGctgtttttattgtttttcaaTTACAATTTAATATATGGACCATGTATTTAGTAGCATAAACAAAAACAATTTTAGTTTAATTTACTCAAATGACCTATCCATGTGAATATTATAATTGGTGAACTAAACAAGGCATTTAACATAAGTATTATAAACAAGAACCTATACAATAAGACTCACGTTTTGTGTTTATATTGTCCATAATACAATCAACTAGGTTTACAACCTAGAATCAAAATAGATAATTTTACTTTTGTCAAACTAGATATTTTTACTTTTGTTAAGTATGTAGTAGATCAATAAAGTTATACAATCAACTAGGTTTACAACCTAGAATCAAACTAGATCCTTTTACTTTTGTCAAGTATGTAGATCAATAATTAACTTTAAATTTAAATGTAGTTTTGACCCTCCTTCTTTAAATTTTATAATTTTCTAATTTTCTAGTCCCTTTTAAAAAAACGAAATAGGTTTTAGGTCTCTTGTTTTAAATATTCTTAGATTTTTTGGTCTTCTCTTAGAATTGAATATTGGATATGTGGTAAAGTGTTTGatcaaattttaaaaaattgatgcacgtcaattaaaaatattttaaagatattttaaataaaataatgaGATTAAAGGTAGTGCACTATCGGTGTAAACTTTTTTTACACCATCATCCAATAAAATTATAACGTCTTGTCATGTCATAtcagtattttaaaattaaatgtATGATTTAGCGGGATGCACGTCTATGATTAGTTGATcggtgtaaaaatattttacactaCATAATTAACTTCACCACCATTTATCATCACACATAAAGGGGATTCACGCAGAAGTTGGAGAAAAAAATTCTCATGCATATAATCACTCTTCTCACACACACAATCACCACCATTCTCCACCACTCATTACTACCAATCCATCCTCACCATCACATTATTTTCCCACCATAACCACCATTCTTCAATCTTTCATCTCCACCACAACATCTCCACCACCATCAACCTTTCTTCCATTTCCAACTCCTCATAATCAATCTTAACACCACTATTAACCAACCTTACCACCAACAACCAACCATATCACAATCACTCAAATCACCTCTACAACTAGTATAACTCCAACAACACAAACAACCACCAAGACCAATAAACCAAAAAAGATAAAAAAAGAACACAAATAGAGAGAAAAAGTTTTGAAGTATAAACAAAACAGAGGAAGAATAAAAGAATTCAACCCACAAACGTATCCCTCTCAAAACCGCCATCTGCCATCGAAAATTGACTAGACTACCATTGTCGTGCAGAGTCAAAACATAATAACTCTTTCGCCTAAATCTGGTCATCATGCTCGTTGTGTAAACCTCAGCCTTTTCTTCATTTCCATTCGGTAATCTCTCTCCTCTTTTCGGGAATCGATTTTTTCCCCTTTGGTTTCTTTTCTGAGATTGAAAGATTGCATGAGATTTTTATTGTTTGCATTTTGAAATATTTCCTTAcgaaggaagaagaagaagaacacGCAGTCTATGAAAAAAAAGAGATAGTAAAACTGATTGTGAAAATGAAAGATTTTCTGGGTTTTTTGTTTGAGTCAAGTCACATGTTTGTTTTTCCTCTTAAGCAGAAGACAATGCTAGGGTTCTTTAGAAGGGGATGAGATGTTTTTATAACTAAACTgaattaaatttttattaatgtttaatttaaactattttctaaattgttttcaaaaatgtttaatttaaaatgttttaaaatgaCATGAGGCCAATTTTTTCAAATTTGGATATTTTTTGCCACGTCATAAATAAACCTGTCACATATCCATTCTGGAAGGGGACCCAAAAAAACTCAAGAATATTCAAAACAAGGGACCTAAAACCTGATTTTTTTTAAAGAGGGACTAAAGAGTTTGATAATTTAAAGAAGGGAAACCAAAACTGCATTTAAACCTTAACTTTAAAGAGAATTAAAGGATTTCTTTTTTATTGAATCAAAAGTGATTTGAATTAGAAGACAAATGAGTGACAGGTGAGTGGAGTAAGACGACAACTACTTTGTAGAAAGAGTAATGTATCTAAGACACTCTGATGATCAAACAAGTAGGAATTTAGAGTCTAGGTGTGGTCTTTTAGGGTTAGAAAACAATGTACATGAATCTGAGTCATAAATTAGCTTTTATAGAAGGAAGTTTGGGTTTTGAGGAAGAAATCATAATTAAACAATTGTCCTTGGATGAGAGATATAAATAGATATCGTGCAATACTCATTGAAGGGTCCTAATTTAATAACAAGATTTGTTTGAGTCTACCTCTAAAGCGTGTTCAGCATAAGGAAGTTAAATGATTACTTAAGATCAGACCAAATGTCTTTTTTGGTTATCAAAGTGAAGGTTTAATTTTAAGGTTTTAGTCACATGGTTATTGTGTAGGTATGGGCAATTATAACTAAAATGTCTTTTTGGAACCATGTATTTTAATGTATTCATACATGGATAATCATTTTTTGTTAggaaatattaggcttttcatttttaagtttACTTATATTTTATCTTCAAACTCTACATATTCTTTTTTGTAGCGGACACCATGACTTTTAGGTTTATTTTAGTGGTTGATTTGAAGTGACTTCAAGTATGAATTTTGAGTTAGAATTGAATGTTCTACAGTAGTCCCAATGATCTTGAACTATGGTGAAAAAATGATGACTCTTTTGATTTGAGATGACCTTTAAATTATCATTGTTTTCCATGTAAATCTTCCTAGTCCATATTTCATGGCCTAGGATTGCATATGTATTAATGAGTTATGTCACCGTAGGTTGAATCATGGTCGTTGAATGTGATGAATTTTAATCTCATGATCAAGAGTGTTGGTTTTGAACCAATCGACCATTGGATGGATTGTATTTTTCAGTTCTCCATCAAGTGCATTGAGTGTGATGAATTTTAATCTCGTGATCAAGAATGTTGTTTTGAACCAATCGACCATTAAATGTATCacttttattcattttccatttccCTCTAAACATAAGTGCAATTTGAATTTTTTATATTCATTAATTTCATTTGGTATTTGAA is a window of Lathyrus oleraceus cultivar Zhongwan6 chromosome 6, CAAS_Psat_ZW6_1.0, whole genome shotgun sequence DNA encoding:
- the LOC127092014 gene encoding subtilisin-like protease SBT3.6, translating into MNLFLFKPSQPLTSFLIIFALLPLIIIAMSDSIDSDSSSSSAPAVHIIYTEKPQEEEPEAYHIRTLTAVFGSEEAAKDALLYSYKNAASGFSAKLTPEQVAQISKQPGVLQVVPSQTYQLHSGPNKLH